The Chrysemys picta bellii isolate R12L10 chromosome 12, ASM1138683v2, whole genome shotgun sequence genome has a segment encoding these proteins:
- the LOC135974972 gene encoding uncharacterized protein LOC135974972: MLSLFSGTESERERLVRASQSLLDSLEGCILATHALLRILNQHLDTSVSLEPVGGSVGVGESLERLLWAAWEMHAAAEQTDRHVRKNTSRDLYARMASPHTSLQEKGAIVRDFHQATMGIFGSVGGPMVAVLLQNAGLPERLEVALRELEASGPAPADGRPAPEQRGDCQGCVRLCHPWWPNCGNGCRAPREWPLLWDRRGAESGRIPARCRHGASC, encoded by the coding sequence ATGCTGTCCCTGTTCTCCGGCACAGAGAGCGAAAGAGAGAGGCTCGTGCgtgccagccagtccctgctcgACTCCCTGGAAGGATGCATCTTGGCCACCCACGCTCTGCTCCGCATCCTCAACCAGCACCTTGACACCAGCGTGTCCCTGGAACCGGTGGGGGGCAGCGTCGGCGTGGGGGAGAGCCTGGAGCGCCTGCTGTGGGCGGCGTGGGAGATGCACGCCGCAGCAGAGCAGACGGACAGACATGTGCGGAAGAACACCAGCCGGGACCTGTACGCCCGCAtggcctccccccacacctcactgcaggagaagggggccATCGTCCGGGACTTCCACCAGGCCACCATGGGGATCTTCGGCAGCGTGGGTGGCCCCATGGTGGCCGTGCTACTGCAAAACGCCGGCCTCCCGGAGCGGCTGGAGGTGGCTCTGCGGGAGTTGGAGGCCTCCGGTCCTGCACCTGCCGATGGACGCCCTGCGCCAGAGCAGCGAGGAGATTGCCAGGGCTGTGTCCGCTTGTGCCACCCCTGGTGGCCCAACTGTGGAAACGGCTGCAGAGCCCCCCGAGAATGGCCCCTTCTCTGGGACCGGCGTGGTGCAGAGTCTGGGCGAATACCTGCCCGATGTCGTCACGGGGCGTCGTGCTAG